A part of Paenarthrobacter sp. A20 genomic DNA contains:
- a CDS encoding HutD family protein has product MEIIRFADIHPEPWRNGGGVTRELASHPKAASAQDGAWDWRVSIADVSKAGEFSTFPGMERVITIIEGELLLLTVDGAEHPLEKYRPFRFSGEAASGATLPTGDIRDLNVIARKGAFKGYTSIVEISKKRAHPVFEGQLAILLEGKATVAPGAAVEEESDGDAPAPSAAEPVELSRYDAVVGSDTRSPEISGRGFIAVISIDHVEAHA; this is encoded by the coding sequence ATGGAGATCATCCGCTTTGCCGACATCCATCCTGAACCATGGCGCAATGGGGGCGGGGTGACCCGTGAACTGGCCAGCCATCCGAAAGCCGCTTCGGCCCAGGACGGGGCATGGGATTGGCGCGTCAGCATCGCCGACGTCTCCAAAGCCGGAGAATTCTCCACCTTCCCGGGCATGGAGCGCGTGATCACCATCATCGAAGGCGAACTGCTGCTCCTCACTGTGGACGGAGCCGAGCACCCTCTGGAGAAGTACCGGCCGTTCCGGTTCTCGGGCGAGGCCGCATCGGGAGCCACCCTCCCTACTGGTGACATCCGGGATCTCAACGTCATTGCGCGCAAAGGCGCGTTCAAGGGCTACACCTCCATCGTGGAGATCTCCAAGAAGCGCGCACACCCGGTTTTCGAGGGCCAGCTTGCCATCCTGCTCGAGGGCAAAGCCACAGTTGCGCCGGGCGCCGCTGTGGAGGAAGAGTCCGACGGCGACGCCCCGGCACCCAGCGCGGCCGAACCCGTCGAGCTGTCACGGTACGACGCCGTAGTCGGCTCCGATACCCGGAGTCCGGAGATCTCGGGCCGCGGATTCATCGCTGTCATCTCGATCGACCACGTGGAGGCCCACGCCTGA
- a CDS encoding exo-alpha-sialidase, with product MTSYLLSSSRPGMPLAVPDIEHVLALRGIGGYRQYRIPALAVSTRGTVLAAYDGRPNLDDLPNPIDLLLRRSYDNGVTWESQQLVRAGSGLHGFGDPSLLVDAETGRIFMFHSAGTHAGFFEAVSGLEPDDDVQHADVSFSDDDGDTWQHRRLTSQLKVRGATGLFAAAGQGIQMHAGPYRGRLVQQFVLLVDGDIMAASAFSDDHGDTWALGDLIGAGPAGIGPNENKVVCLDDGRLLLHSRATPCRLSAESEDGGQTWSPLQAIPDLPDPSDNGSLARFDGLPSVAALATPETSSWLLASNNHDPHLRRNTVLGLSPDNGATWPAKLLLCGGSSAYSTVTRLPDGNIGVLYERQGYREIVFASIPAEQLTKQLSAPPRAVPDASEPAGLVFDMELRSVTPGRPAVWQNAGDFHVIPSNSDGEWDVQTWKEIGQGYAGDQVLGTREAQDLNYGPIVPGYKAGDILAFTGRVRNVGTGTATGVVLLGPHDNPGDFPPADLPPGEHVLYFTPTYTITASDNGHSTLELAFTAEADGGTVRRDRTFSLDLRTGAVSAS from the coding sequence GTGACCTCCTACCTCTTGAGCTCTTCCCGCCCTGGAATGCCCTTGGCCGTCCCCGACATTGAGCATGTTCTGGCTCTCCGGGGCATCGGCGGTTACCGTCAGTACCGCATCCCGGCGCTTGCCGTCAGCACGCGGGGCACCGTGTTGGCCGCCTACGACGGCCGGCCCAACTTGGACGATCTCCCCAATCCCATCGATCTCCTCCTGCGCCGCAGCTACGACAACGGGGTCACCTGGGAGTCGCAGCAGCTGGTCCGCGCAGGATCGGGACTCCACGGCTTCGGGGACCCGAGCCTGCTGGTGGACGCCGAAACCGGCCGCATCTTCATGTTCCATTCCGCCGGGACGCACGCGGGCTTCTTCGAGGCCGTCTCCGGTTTGGAGCCCGATGACGACGTCCAGCACGCAGATGTCAGCTTCTCCGACGACGACGGCGACACCTGGCAGCACCGTCGGCTCACCTCGCAGCTCAAAGTGCGCGGAGCAACAGGCCTTTTCGCCGCGGCGGGACAAGGAATCCAGATGCATGCCGGGCCGTACAGGGGACGGTTGGTGCAGCAGTTTGTGCTGTTAGTGGACGGCGACATCATGGCTGCATCTGCATTCAGCGACGACCATGGCGATACCTGGGCCCTGGGTGACCTGATTGGAGCGGGTCCCGCCGGGATAGGGCCCAACGAAAACAAAGTTGTGTGCTTGGACGATGGCCGGCTGCTCCTGCATTCACGGGCCACGCCCTGCAGATTGTCCGCCGAGTCCGAGGACGGCGGTCAGACGTGGAGCCCGCTGCAGGCTATTCCGGATTTGCCGGACCCCAGCGACAACGGTTCCTTGGCGCGCTTCGACGGTCTGCCAAGTGTTGCTGCCCTTGCCACGCCGGAGACTTCATCCTGGCTGCTCGCGAGCAACAACCACGACCCGCATCTGCGTCGCAACACCGTCCTAGGCCTCTCCCCCGACAACGGCGCCACCTGGCCCGCCAAGCTGTTGCTCTGCGGCGGCAGTTCGGCGTACTCGACGGTGACGCGGCTACCGGATGGGAACATCGGGGTTCTCTATGAAAGGCAGGGGTACCGGGAGATCGTGTTCGCATCGATCCCTGCCGAGCAGCTCACTAAGCAGCTTTCCGCTCCACCCCGGGCTGTTCCGGATGCTTCGGAACCGGCCGGCTTGGTCTTTGACATGGAGTTACGCTCTGTCACCCCAGGCAGGCCCGCGGTGTGGCAGAACGCCGGCGACTTCCACGTGATCCCCTCCAACAGCGACGGTGAATGGGATGTGCAGACCTGGAAGGAAATCGGCCAAGGCTACGCTGGGGACCAGGTTCTTGGCACGCGGGAGGCGCAGGACCTCAACTACGGCCCCATCGTCCCCGGCTACAAGGCCGGGGACATCCTTGCCTTCACCGGGCGAGTCCGCAATGTCGGCACCGGGACGGCTACCGGCGTCGTACTACTCGGACCGCACGACAACCCCGGTGACTTCCCACCCGCGGACCTGCCGCCCGGCGAGCACGTTCTCTACTTCACGCCGACGTACACCATCACGGCGTCGGACAACGGGCACAGCACGCTGGAACTCGCGTTCACTGCAGAGGCCGACGGCGGGACGGTGCGAAGGGATCGGACGTTCAGTCTCGATCTGCGCACCGGCGCGGTTTCTGCTTCTTAG
- a CDS encoding aldo/keto reductase, producing the protein MTAVQLGDGLKVSPLGFGGMALTPVYGGIDPQEGLKTLRHAVDAGITFIDTADVYGAGSNEELVGKLLKERRDEIQVATKFGIEGNPADGYTGVRGDAPYVRQAAEASLRRLDTDVIDLYYLHRRDLRVPIVETVEAMAELVREGKVRHLGLSEVTAEELRQANAVHPIAAVQSEWSIWSRDVELNVVPAAKELGVGFVPYSPLGRGFLTGTVSAGDLGENDFRHKIPRFGDEALDANQAVVAAVREVASGLDATPAQVALAWLFTQGQRLGISVVPIPGTRKTHRIDENLGALSLQLGTAQREVLDQAAAAVVGSRSADPNWVSQGREGNPATA; encoded by the coding sequence ATGACTGCAGTTCAACTCGGCGATGGCCTCAAGGTAAGCCCCCTCGGTTTCGGCGGGATGGCCCTGACCCCTGTCTACGGCGGCATCGATCCCCAGGAAGGGCTCAAAACGCTGAGGCACGCCGTGGATGCGGGCATCACGTTCATCGACACCGCCGATGTATACGGCGCCGGAAGCAACGAGGAACTCGTGGGCAAGCTCCTGAAAGAGCGCCGTGACGAAATCCAAGTGGCCACGAAATTCGGAATTGAGGGCAACCCCGCGGACGGGTACACGGGAGTCCGCGGGGATGCGCCCTACGTCAGGCAAGCGGCAGAAGCGAGCCTCCGCCGCCTGGACACTGACGTGATTGACCTCTACTACCTGCACCGCCGCGACCTCCGCGTTCCGATAGTGGAAACCGTGGAGGCCATGGCGGAGCTGGTCCGTGAGGGCAAGGTCCGGCACCTCGGACTGTCCGAAGTGACAGCCGAGGAGCTCAGGCAGGCCAACGCCGTCCATCCCATTGCCGCAGTCCAGAGTGAATGGTCAATCTGGAGCAGGGATGTTGAGCTCAACGTTGTTCCTGCAGCCAAGGAACTTGGCGTTGGGTTCGTGCCGTATTCGCCGCTGGGCCGAGGGTTCCTCACGGGAACCGTCAGCGCGGGTGACCTCGGCGAGAATGACTTCCGCCATAAGATCCCCCGTTTTGGCGACGAGGCACTTGATGCAAACCAGGCCGTCGTGGCCGCGGTTCGCGAGGTAGCCAGCGGGCTGGATGCAACTCCTGCCCAGGTAGCCCTGGCTTGGCTGTTCACCCAAGGTCAGCGCCTCGGGATTTCCGTGGTTCCCATCCCCGGCACGCGCAAAACGCACCGGATCGACGAGAACCTGGGGGCACTGTCCCTGCAACTGGGGACAGCACAACGTGAGGTGCTCGACCAAGCCGCGGCCGCCGTCGTGGGTTCACGCTCGGCCGACCCCAACTGGGTATCGCAGGGCCGCGAAGGCAACCCGGCAACTGCATAG
- a CDS encoding DEAD/DEAH box helicase produces the protein MTTFAALGTPKPIAESLAADGIEEAFPIQVKTLPDTLAGRDVLGRGRTGSGKTIAFAIPLVARLAEREAKHFRKPGRPMGLVLAPTRELATQINATIEPLAKAMGLNTTVIYGGISQARQEKALRAGVDIVIACPGRLEDLIRQRILTLEAVEVTVLDEADHMADLGFLPVVKKLMDMTPTQGQRLLFSATLDNGVDKLVNRYLSNPLTHSVDDPQAAVTTMEHHVLVVNDQTVKKQLIVELASGAGRRVLFMRTKHHARKLAKTLTDAGIPAVDLHGNLSQNARDRNLAEFSNGDVRVLVATDVAARGVHVDDVELVIHVDPPTEHKAYLHRSGRTARAGSDGTVVTLTLPEQQSDVKKLMKAAGVDVSFERVTANSPLVADLVGDIADKVDPRTRAALLAAKAPQGGGTSTGANAQRKRARRSTQAAPTAGGRGGRGGRGKVGAEPVRTDTNRADRRAAANDDVARSSRGRGKAASTHRNDVPGSQGQNGRSGRPATGQRSASAPRTASTTSTRTGGNKAVWSSATGATSGGSYGSGASGNSGRGGSGAGRPARSGPRRASAPASNERRGR, from the coding sequence ATGACTACTTTTGCTGCCCTTGGCACGCCCAAGCCCATTGCTGAATCCCTCGCCGCAGATGGCATCGAAGAGGCATTCCCCATCCAGGTGAAGACCCTCCCGGACACCCTCGCAGGCCGCGACGTCCTGGGCCGTGGCCGCACCGGCTCCGGTAAGACCATTGCTTTCGCCATCCCGCTCGTGGCCCGCTTGGCCGAGCGCGAAGCAAAGCACTTCCGCAAGCCGGGCCGCCCCATGGGCCTGGTCCTTGCACCGACCCGTGAACTGGCAACCCAGATCAACGCCACCATTGAACCGCTGGCCAAGGCCATGGGCCTGAACACCACGGTCATCTACGGTGGCATCTCCCAGGCACGCCAGGAAAAGGCGCTGCGCGCCGGCGTCGACATCGTCATCGCCTGCCCGGGCCGCCTCGAAGACCTGATCCGCCAGCGCATCCTGACCCTCGAAGCCGTTGAGGTCACCGTGCTGGACGAGGCCGACCACATGGCCGACCTCGGCTTCCTCCCGGTCGTCAAGAAGCTTATGGACATGACCCCCACCCAGGGTCAGCGCCTGCTCTTCTCCGCAACGCTGGACAACGGTGTTGACAAGCTGGTCAACCGTTACCTGTCCAACCCGCTGACGCACTCCGTGGACGATCCCCAGGCCGCTGTCACCACCATGGAGCACCACGTCCTGGTGGTCAACGACCAGACCGTCAAGAAGCAGCTCATCGTCGAACTGGCCTCCGGCGCCGGCCGCCGCGTCCTCTTCATGCGGACCAAGCACCACGCCCGCAAGCTTGCCAAGACCCTGACCGACGCCGGCATCCCCGCCGTCGACCTCCACGGCAACCTGTCGCAGAACGCCCGCGACCGTAACCTTGCCGAGTTCTCCAACGGTGACGTCCGCGTCCTGGTGGCCACCGACGTCGCAGCCCGCGGCGTGCACGTTGACGACGTCGAACTCGTTATCCACGTGGACCCGCCCACAGAGCACAAGGCGTACCTGCACCGCTCAGGCCGTACGGCCCGCGCAGGTTCCGATGGCACCGTGGTCACCCTGACGCTCCCCGAGCAGCAGAGCGACGTCAAGAAGCTCATGAAGGCTGCCGGCGTTGACGTTTCGTTTGAACGCGTGACCGCCAACTCCCCGTTGGTTGCTGACCTGGTGGGCGACATCGCGGACAAGGTTGACCCCCGCACCCGTGCAGCTCTCCTCGCGGCGAAAGCCCCGCAGGGTGGCGGCACGTCCACCGGCGCCAACGCCCAGCGCAAGCGCGCACGCCGTTCCACGCAGGCTGCTCCCACCGCGGGTGGCCGTGGCGGTCGCGGCGGACGCGGCAAGGTTGGGGCTGAGCCGGTTCGTACGGACACCAACCGTGCCGATCGCCGCGCAGCAGCGAACGACGACGTCGCCCGCAGCTCACGTGGTCGCGGCAAGGCAGCTTCCACGCACCGCAACGACGTTCCCGGCTCGCAGGGGCAGAACGGCCGCAGCGGTCGTCCGGCTACCGGCCAGCGCTCAGCTTCGGCTCCGCGCACGGCATCCACCACGAGCACCCGCACCGGTGGAAACAAGGCCGTATGGTCTTCCGCCACGGGCGCTACGTCCGGTGGATCCTACGGTTCGGGTGCCTCCGGCAACTCCGGTCGCGGTGGCTCCGGCGCAGGTCGTCCGGCCCGCAGTGGCCCGCGTCGTGCATCGGCTCCCGCTTCCAACGAGCGTCGCGGCCGCTAA
- a CDS encoding multidrug efflux SMR transporter translates to MSWIILILSGALEAVWAAALHRSKGFRKPVPTVVFLVSVVASMAGLAIAMQSIPTGTAYAVWVGVGVVLTATYAMVTKVERATTARLLLLAGIGACVVGLKVVA, encoded by the coding sequence ATGTCGTGGATAATTCTCATTCTTTCCGGAGCACTCGAGGCCGTCTGGGCCGCAGCGCTCCACCGGTCCAAGGGCTTCCGTAAACCCGTCCCCACAGTCGTTTTCCTGGTGTCGGTCGTCGCCAGCATGGCCGGACTCGCCATCGCGATGCAGTCCATCCCCACGGGCACGGCTTATGCAGTGTGGGTTGGCGTCGGTGTCGTACTGACCGCAACGTACGCGATGGTCACCAAGGTTGAACGTGCGACGACGGCCCGGCTGCTCCTGCTTGCTGGAATCGGCGCGTGTGTGGTCGGCCTGAAGGTGGTGGCATAG
- a CDS encoding YccF domain-containing protein encodes MKTILNVIWLVFGGFWLALGYFAAGIICCVLIVTIPWGIASFRIGAYCLWPFGRMVVEKPGGTGVFALLGNVIWLLVAGIWIAIGHVVTAVAMAITIIGIPLAIANLKLIPVSLMPLGKQIVPTSQPFVSTYR; translated from the coding sequence ATGAAAACGATCCTTAACGTCATCTGGCTTGTCTTCGGTGGGTTTTGGCTGGCCTTGGGTTATTTCGCGGCCGGCATCATTTGCTGCGTGCTCATCGTGACCATCCCGTGGGGCATAGCTTCGTTCCGGATTGGCGCATATTGCCTGTGGCCCTTCGGTCGGATGGTGGTTGAGAAGCCGGGCGGCACAGGTGTCTTCGCGCTTCTCGGCAACGTTATCTGGTTGCTGGTGGCGGGCATCTGGATCGCTATCGGTCACGTGGTCACCGCAGTTGCAATGGCCATCACCATCATTGGCATCCCGCTGGCGATCGCCAACCTGAAGCTGATCCCGGTGTCGCTGATGCCGCTCGGCAAGCAGATTGTCCCTACCAGCCAGCCGTTCGTCAGCACCTACCGCTAA
- a CDS encoding DUF4031 domain-containing protein: MAIYVDPPLWPAHGTVFSHLVSDTSLDELHAFAAAAGVPERAFDGDHYDVPERRYDDLVLAGAIPVEARVLVRKLIASGLRIPARERSKALTVPLMERWNSIFPGHEELGLELLERWGEDGRKYHSRTHLLAVLEALDVLTEPALPARTVSLAAWFHDAVYEGVAGKDEEDSALLAEDRLMAAGLAPADVAEVARLVRLTSSHSPEPGDHAGALLCDADLSVLGGDEQAYARYLAAVREDYAYVSDDDFATGRAAVVRHLQSLDPLFHGERAKDLWLDAARRNLAGEMA, from the coding sequence ATGGCCATCTACGTCGATCCGCCCCTGTGGCCAGCGCACGGGACCGTATTTTCGCACCTGGTTTCGGACACGTCGCTGGACGAGCTCCACGCGTTCGCAGCCGCCGCGGGGGTTCCGGAGCGAGCCTTCGACGGGGACCACTACGACGTTCCGGAACGCCGCTATGACGATCTCGTGCTCGCCGGTGCAATCCCGGTGGAGGCTCGGGTGCTGGTCCGAAAACTCATCGCCAGCGGCCTGCGGATTCCTGCGAGGGAGCGGAGTAAAGCCTTGACAGTTCCTCTGATGGAGCGTTGGAACAGTATCTTCCCCGGCCATGAGGAGCTGGGGCTTGAGCTGTTGGAGCGGTGGGGCGAGGACGGCAGGAAGTATCACAGCCGCACACATCTCCTGGCAGTTCTGGAAGCACTGGACGTCCTGACCGAACCGGCGCTGCCTGCGCGGACCGTCTCCTTGGCGGCGTGGTTCCACGATGCCGTTTATGAAGGTGTTGCCGGGAAGGATGAGGAGGACTCAGCCCTGCTGGCCGAGGACCGTCTCATGGCTGCCGGTTTGGCTCCCGCCGATGTGGCCGAGGTGGCGCGGCTGGTCCGGCTCACGTCCAGCCACTCCCCAGAGCCTGGCGACCACGCCGGGGCACTCCTCTGCGACGCCGACCTCTCCGTCCTCGGCGGCGACGAACAGGCCTACGCACGCTACCTGGCCGCCGTCCGGGAAGACTACGCCTACGTCAGCGACGACGACTTCGCGACCGGTCGCGCCGCCGTCGTACGCCATCTCCAAAGCCTTGACCCGCTGTTCCACGGCGAACGCGCCAAGGATCTGTGGCTGGACGCTGCCCGGCGCAACCTCGCCGGCGAAATGGCGTGA
- a CDS encoding multidrug efflux SMR transporter, whose amino-acid sequence MTAKTKNTGNGISWAILLASALLEAVWATALGLSNGFTQLMPTVVFTITAVLSMLGLGIAVKRIPLGTAYAVWVGIGAALTVGWAMITGVESASPLKLLFIAGIVGCAAGLKALPADKSVAKAE is encoded by the coding sequence ATGACTGCTAAGACAAAGAACACCGGCAACGGCATCTCCTGGGCAATCCTCTTGGCATCGGCACTGCTCGAAGCCGTGTGGGCCACCGCTTTGGGCCTCTCCAATGGTTTCACGCAGCTCATGCCCACCGTGGTCTTCACGATTACTGCGGTGTTGAGCATGCTCGGACTGGGCATCGCGGTCAAACGAATCCCCTTGGGAACTGCCTACGCGGTGTGGGTGGGCATCGGCGCAGCTCTCACTGTTGGCTGGGCCATGATCACGGGCGTGGAGTCCGCGAGCCCGCTGAAGCTGCTCTTCATCGCGGGAATCGTGGGCTGTGCTGCCGGTTTGAAGGCCTTGCCTGCCGATAAGTCCGTGGCCAAAGCCGAGTAG
- a CDS encoding phosphoribosylanthranilate isomerase, which yields MFVKVCGLSTPESVREAVDAGADAVGFVLTTSPREVSPEQVRILLPLVPPGVQAVGVFRHEAAADAVAIARDAGLGWVQLHGHRTANDVKTVHDAGMRLIRAVTMGAARDEFADLGEEVFLIDAAVPGSGESWDYASVREKGLDGREWLLAGGLEPGNVAFAAAVAGAWGVDVSSGVEASRGVKDLAKIRAFVHAAKA from the coding sequence ATGTTCGTCAAAGTGTGCGGATTGAGCACGCCCGAATCCGTGCGGGAAGCCGTCGACGCCGGTGCGGACGCCGTCGGCTTCGTCCTCACCACCAGCCCCCGTGAAGTCAGCCCTGAACAGGTGCGTATCCTGCTGCCCTTGGTGCCGCCGGGTGTTCAGGCAGTGGGTGTCTTCCGGCACGAGGCCGCAGCTGATGCCGTCGCCATCGCCCGTGACGCAGGGCTTGGGTGGGTACAGCTCCATGGTCACCGGACTGCCAACGACGTCAAAACCGTGCACGACGCCGGGATGCGGCTCATCCGCGCAGTCACCATGGGAGCCGCCCGGGACGAGTTCGCTGACCTGGGCGAGGAAGTGTTCCTGATCGACGCCGCCGTGCCGGGTTCGGGGGAGTCCTGGGACTACGCGTCCGTGCGGGAGAAGGGCCTCGACGGCAGGGAGTGGCTGCTGGCAGGTGGACTTGAACCCGGCAACGTCGCCTTCGCTGCCGCTGTTGCCGGAGCTTGGGGAGTGGACGTTTCTTCTGGCGTCGAGGCATCGCGCGGAGTGAAGGACCTGGCCAAAATCCGCGCCTTCGTCCACGCCGCCAAAGCCTGA
- a CDS encoding SRPBCC domain-containing protein, with amino-acid sequence MSTEHFTLTMSREFDAPREKVFEAWMEPDKLTQWFGPVEVDAPRDKIIVEPRVGGIWQVVMVWSDENGEQSAPIEAVITELDTPALLVATAKAAPDADHEFEEMRLEFEDLNGRTRMNVTQGPFESEEWVDMTRDGWGTSFDKLDALLA; translated from the coding sequence ATGAGCACGGAACACTTCACCCTGACCATGAGCCGCGAGTTCGACGCCCCCCGTGAGAAGGTTTTCGAAGCGTGGATGGAGCCGGACAAGCTCACCCAGTGGTTCGGACCCGTGGAAGTGGACGCTCCCCGCGACAAGATCATCGTCGAGCCCCGGGTGGGCGGTATCTGGCAGGTCGTCATGGTGTGGTCGGACGAGAATGGCGAGCAGTCGGCCCCCATTGAAGCCGTGATCACCGAGTTGGACACGCCGGCCCTCTTGGTCGCAACAGCCAAAGCTGCTCCGGACGCCGATCACGAATTCGAAGAAATGCGCCTTGAATTCGAAGACCTCAACGGCCGTACACGCATGAACGTCACTCAGGGTCCGTTCGAATCGGAAGAGTGGGTAGACATGACCCGCGATGGCTGGGGCACTTCGTTCGACAAGCTGGACGCGCTCCTGGCCTAG
- a CDS encoding MBL fold metallo-hydrolase — protein MDSLIHSLRDVTIRSISVSEMNNNVYLLTSKSTGGQLLIDAADDLPAIQQMLEDSAADSSAPTKLVRIATTHQHWDHVRALPELVAVTGATTSAGADDADALPVPVDVRLSHGDVERFDDFEISAVHLRGHTPGSIAFVYQDPDGPAHIFSGDSLFPGGVGNTQKDPARFTSLLNDVSERLFDAYPDETVVHPGHGLPTTLGAERPHLEEWRARGW, from the coding sequence ATGGATTCGCTTATTCACTCATTGCGTGACGTCACTATCCGCAGCATTTCGGTCAGCGAGATGAACAACAACGTCTACCTGTTGACCTCAAAGTCCACAGGTGGGCAGCTGCTGATCGACGCAGCAGACGACCTCCCGGCTATTCAGCAAATGCTGGAAGACAGTGCTGCCGATTCGTCGGCCCCCACCAAACTGGTCAGGATCGCCACCACTCACCAGCACTGGGACCACGTCCGGGCCCTGCCGGAATTGGTCGCCGTTACCGGCGCGACCACCTCAGCCGGAGCGGACGACGCCGATGCGTTGCCGGTTCCAGTGGACGTCCGGCTTAGTCATGGCGACGTTGAGCGCTTTGACGACTTCGAGATCTCAGCAGTCCACTTGCGTGGACACACCCCGGGCTCGATCGCTTTCGTGTACCAGGATCCAGACGGGCCTGCCCACATTTTCAGTGGAGACTCGCTGTTTCCGGGAGGCGTCGGCAACACACAGAAAGATCCTGCACGCTTCACTTCACTGTTGAACGACGTGTCGGAACGACTGTTCGACGCCTATCCGGACGAAACCGTGGTGCACCCTGGCCATGGATTGCCCACGACCCTTGGCGCCGAGCGGCCACACCTTGAGGAGTGGCGCGCCCGAGGCTGGTGA